A portion of the Syntrophales bacterium genome contains these proteins:
- the phnL gene encoding phosphonate C-P lyase system protein PhnL, which translates to MKRPEKEEAPAGGRDPRPAAPALTSGSEGVLRMLEVVNLSKTFMLHILGGKVIDGFGGVSFRLSPGEFLGLAGRSGSGKSSVLKCIYGTYLPTSGDVWFASDRHGRVNLAGGCEQTLLRIRSREMGYVSQFLRVVPRVAAVDVVAEPLLNLGKDAGEARRRASVLLERLSIPAELHDAYPATFSGGEQQRINIARAVIWEPRLLLLDEPTASLDRRSRTVVIELLKELKGKGTAMVGVFHDRSSMNAVADRVLDLGNGKGGK; encoded by the coding sequence ATGAAGCGCCCGGAAAAGGAAGAGGCCCCGGCGGGAGGGAGGGATCCCCGGCCCGCCGCTCCGGCTTTGACGTCCGGTTCAGAAGGCGTCCTGAGAATGCTGGAAGTCGTCAACCTGTCCAAGACGTTTATGCTCCACATTCTCGGCGGGAAGGTCATCGACGGATTCGGCGGCGTGTCTTTCCGGCTGTCGCCGGGGGAGTTTCTCGGCCTGGCCGGCCGAAGCGGGTCGGGAAAGAGCTCCGTTCTCAAGTGCATCTACGGGACCTACCTGCCCACGTCGGGCGACGTGTGGTTCGCCTCCGACCGCCACGGACGGGTCAATCTGGCCGGCGGGTGCGAACAGACCCTGCTCCGGATCCGCAGCCGCGAGATGGGGTACGTTTCCCAGTTTCTCCGGGTCGTCCCGCGGGTCGCCGCCGTAGACGTCGTCGCCGAGCCTCTGCTCAATCTGGGGAAAGACGCCGGAGAGGCCCGGCGCCGGGCCTCGGTTCTGCTGGAGCGGCTGTCCATTCCCGCGGAGCTCCACGACGCCTATCCGGCCACATTCAGCGGGGGGGAGCAGCAGCGGATCAACATTGCCCGGGCCGTCATCTGGGAGCCCAGGCTGCTTCTGCTCGACGAGCCCACGGCGTCGCTGGACCGGCGTTCCCGGACGGTCGTCATCGAACTGCTGAAGGAGCTGAAAGGGAAGGGAACCGCCATGGTCGGCGTCTTCCACGACCGATCCTCCATGAATGCCGTCGCCGATCGGGTCCTCGACCTCGGCAATGGAAAGGGCGGAAAATGA
- a CDS encoding ATP-binding cassette domain-containing protein, with the protein MKPLLEVRGLTKLFGDGCGHCLPGGVSADEGNRCSRCGAVVGCCNVSLEIHPGEVLGIVGESGSGKSTLVRLIHFEYEATAGEIYLHNGQDAAAGNLLRQSPFHRRQVRSRHMGIVYQNPYLGLRMQVSSGGNIAEKLLAAGWRSISKIRGRAADLLARTEIPLERMDEPPANFSGGMQQRVQIAKALSNSPQVLLLDEVTTGLDLSVQARVLDLIRSLQRELGIAMIVVSHDLGVIRLLCQRTLVMRYGRVVESGLTDRIFEDPQHGYTQLLVSSQL; encoded by the coding sequence ATGAAGCCGCTGCTCGAGGTGCGCGGGCTTACGAAGCTGTTCGGGGACGGCTGCGGGCACTGCCTGCCCGGGGGCGTTTCCGCGGACGAGGGGAACCGCTGTTCCCGCTGCGGAGCCGTCGTGGGCTGCTGCAACGTCTCCCTGGAGATCCATCCCGGCGAGGTGCTGGGCATCGTGGGGGAGAGCGGTTCAGGCAAGAGCACCCTGGTCCGGCTCATCCATTTCGAGTACGAGGCGACGGCCGGGGAGATCTATCTGCACAACGGACAGGACGCCGCGGCGGGAAACCTTCTGCGGCAGAGCCCGTTCCACCGGCGTCAGGTCCGGAGCCGCCACATGGGGATCGTCTACCAGAATCCCTATCTGGGCCTCCGGATGCAGGTCAGCTCCGGCGGCAACATCGCCGAAAAGCTCCTGGCCGCGGGCTGGCGGAGCATCTCGAAGATCCGCGGACGCGCCGCGGACCTGCTGGCACGCACGGAAATACCCCTGGAGCGGATGGACGAGCCGCCGGCGAACTTCAGCGGCGGGATGCAACAGCGCGTGCAGATCGCCAAGGCGCTGTCCAACAGCCCTCAGGTGCTGCTGCTGGACGAGGTGACGACGGGCCTTGACTTGTCCGTGCAGGCCCGCGTCCTGGACCTGATCCGCAGCCTTCAGCGGGAGCTCGGCATCGCCATGATCGTGGTGTCCCACGATCTGGGCGTGATCCGCCTCCTGTGCCAGCGCACCCTGGTCATGCGTTACGGGCGGGTCGTCGAATCGGGCCTGACGGACCGGATCTTCGAGGACCCGCAGCACGGATACACGCAGCTGCTGGTCAGCTCACAGCTTTGA